tcagtcatttattcagtcatatctgagtgcttttggactgtgagcccgttgtggggcaaggattgtctctatcttgccgaattgcacattccaagcggttagtacagtgctctgcacacagtaagtgcttagtatgtgtcaagcactgctcattcaatagtatttattgagcacttactatgtgcagagcactgtactaagggcttggaatgtacagttcgtccacagatagacaatccctgctgggttagatacaaactaatcagattggacacagtccctctcctctctggggctcaaagcctcaatccccattttccagatgagttaacaggcacagagaagtgaagtgatttgcccaaggtcacacgactgacaagtggcagagctgggattagaacccaggcccttctgactcccaggcctgagctctatccactagatcacactgcttttctaacacTTCTTAACACTCTCAGGTCAAGGCGGGCTGAAATAGATTTCTAGATCCATCAGCCTGTTCGCCTCAACCTCAGTCAACTCAGTGCAACCGGGTGATGAACGAGAGAAGATCGCTATTATGGAGAGTAGAATCTACCTGCTTTTTGGAATGAGGTGGACAGGGGTTGGGTTTAATCCTCTCAGTGAAGGGGTCCCCGTTTGGCCTTTGCCCCTGGTGGGGAGGCTCTCCCTAGGGTCAGGGGATGCTCTTGAACTTTTGGAGGGTCCAGAAGACCACGACTCCTCAGCAAAGACGGGGCCAAGGGGAACCGATGGCCTGTGGGGTGAGGTCACCAGGGGCTGAGATTCGGATAGGGATACGGATTCGGATCCTCTCGCTGCCCAGGGCCTGGGCCCTCTGTAGCCACTGGGAGctgatttcccctcccctctcctccccaacctgctCACCTGCACCTCACCCCCAAAAGCCCCAGAGCAGAGGATTGGTGTGGGAGGAAGGGTGGGTGCCAGCTCCCCTCCAGCCCTCAGGGAGCAGGGGTCCCAGCATGAGGGCCAGGGTAGgatcataataattctggtatttttttaagcacatactatgtgccaagcactctgctgcaGCTTACTTGCTGCCCCCCAGCAAGCAGCTACAGAGCCCCTGCCCTGAGACCACCCCTGGCTGGACAGGCTGCAGAGGTGCTGGGCTAAACAGCAGAGAGAAAGCAGGCAGGGCTCCCTTGCAGCTCACCAGGcccaggaggagccaggatgggcATCAGATGCACCGTCAGTCTCTGTAGGAAGGTCGGAGAGCCACCCCCAGTGGCCCACATCCCCAGCCCAGGGCCCGTTTCATGACAGCCTGAGTTTACACCGATTTATCAGGAAATCTTAGGTGCCACCTCTCCTCTGGATGCAAGGTCCGAGGTGGAACAGGAAAGACCCGAGTGGCCTGCGGAGCCCAGGACAAGCTTCTTTAAACCTCGGCACAGGGGAAACAGAGAAACAAAGATGGCAGAACACAACTTGCTCTCTGCGCGGATCTTCCCAAAGGGTTCGGTTGGGAGAGACGGAGCCCAGCGCATCAGTGAGTTGGAGCCGCTGCCGGACCAAGGGTCACAGCCGGCCCGGTGAGGCTGTGAGGTGCCCGGCGTCCCCCCCTGCTCCGCACCCTTAGGCCCAGGCCAAAATGGTGGAGAGACGACGGCCTCTCTCCCGGCCCTGCACCCCTGGGGGCCGACCCCTCCTCCCCAGGCAGAAATGAGGTCCATTAGCCCCGGGAGGGCTCCGGCGGGTCTCCGTCGAGGTCAGGAAGCAACTGGGCCGGGACAAGTGGCTTCAGGGACTCTTCCACCTTGGCGAGCCTCCGCTTCAGCTTCTGCTGCATGGACTCGTACTCGGCCAGCATGCGGGCGAAGCGCGTCTGCAGGACGTCCACGGCGGCCTCCACCCGGGACACCTTCTCCCCCAGGTCCTTGGGGTGGCTCCCCGCGTTGGCGACGGTCAGGTCCAGCAGCCCATCCTTCAAGAGgatctgcttccccttctcctccagcatGGCCTTGGCGTCTGGGTACTCGGTCAGTGCCTCCACCAGGTCGTCCTTGGACAGGCAGAAGAGGTCGGAGTAGCCGATGCTCCGGATGTTGGCGGTCCGGCGGTTGCCGGCCCTGCTCCCCGGGATGTTGAGGATGCTGATCTCGCCGAAGTAGCTGCCGTCGCTGAGGACCACGAACtgggtgagcccgtcgtcggccACCACGGCCAGCTTGCCCTCTTTGACGATGTACATCTCGCGCCCGATGTCCCCTTTCTTGCAGATGTAGTCCCCGGGGCTGTAGACCTGCGGCTGCAGCTTCAGGACGAGCTCCACCAGCAGCCCCGCCTCGCAGTCGGCAAAGATGCGCACCTTCCGGAGCGTGTCGAGGTGCACGTTGATGGCGATCTCGGCCCTCAGCTTGTCGGGGAGGTACTTCAGCACCTCCCTCTCGTCCACCGCCTTCTTGTTGGACCACAGGTAGTCGAACCATTTGATGACCCGCTTCTCCAGGTCCTGGCTGACGTTCCGGAACCGCATGTACTGCTTGATGGCGTCGATACGGGCCTGGAACTCGGCCCGGGCCGCGTTCATGTTGGAGATCATGGAGCCGATGTTGCCGACGATGGTGGCGAAGATCAGCACCCCGATCAGGAAGTCGACCACCACGAAGAAGTACTCGGAGTCCCTCACGGGCGGCGGGGTCTCCCCGATGGTGGTCAGGGTGAGCGTCGACCAGTAGAGGCTGTAGACGTACTTGCGGGCCAGGCGGCCGAACTCGGGGTCCCGGACGTCGGGGTAGACCCAGGTGTCGGCACCGAAGCCCACGGCCTTGGAGATGGAGTAGTAGACGCAGGCGTTCCAGTGGATGATGATCACGATGTACATGACCAGGTTGGAGATGCGGAAGACGTTGGGGTAGCTGGTCCGGGTCTCCGTCCGCTGGAAGAACTCGAACATGCGGGAGACCCTGAGCAGCCTGTTGAGTCTCAGCTCGGGGTAGTTCCAGCCCAGCTTCAGGAAGAGCAGGTCTGTGGGCACCACAGACAGCACGTCCAGCTTGAACTGCACGGTGGCCTTGTACTTCTCTCGGAGCTTGAGCTCTTCCTTCACCAACAGCCCCTGTTCCAGGTAGCCTGAGAGAGAATCTGGGGGTAGTTACCGCCTTCCCCCTTTTTGGCAGGCGGGGAGGTAGGGGTTCTCTCTGAGCCTCGaggaggttttgggggggggccTTTCTCCCTAGGTCTATCTAACGACGCATCTGCGTTTCCTCCCGAATGCTTTTTCCTGATTCTGGGAGGTCCCAGACTGGGGTTGCGGGAGGGAAAGAAGTAGGTGGTGAGGGGGAAGGAAATAGGAAGTGAAACGCCACCCCACCGGGCCCATCCCGTCCCACTGGAAAACGACCGGAGAGCAGGTCATTCTCCAGAGGGTCCGAGGCCAGGTTCCTGTGGTCCGGAGCCGGGGGTGTGCCTCGTCCCCTAGGAGTAGAGGACGCGAGAGCGGAcagtgttttgcttttgttttgggtTAGGGGGAGGCCACCCTCGGGTGGGATGGTGCAGTCCCCCTCGCCCCACCGGGAGCGCCTTattatttctccccttccctgagcAGGACCGAATCGCACTCCTCGGCCTGCTGCTACCCCTTCCTTCCCGCACCCTAGCCGTCGCCCCGGAGACCTGTTCGGGACCCCCAGAGTCGGGGTGCGGCCCCAGCCTTCCCGTGGAACTGTCTGTGGATCTACCTGTCCTCGTTCGCACAAACATATCGGCCAGGTAGACCCCATCCGAGAAGTAGTCGAAGAAGAGCCAGGACTGTAAGTAATCTGACTGGAGCTCCTCGAAGCAGgctctgggagggaagggaaggggcaggggtcaGGACCCAAGGATGCCCACGGGCCCGGCGGCTGCGGGGCGCCGCGAGGGGGCGctccaggggtgggggggagaatggAGGGAGGGCTGTGGgctgccggggagggggcggggcctggggggaaacctccaggggaaggggcgggacctGGGGTGGaatcacgtcctcccgccgtcctggaatgccctccctcctcacctccttcaatctaattctcttcccctcttcaaattcctacttaaagctcacctcctccgagaggccttcccagattgagctcccccccttttccctctgctccctctaccctcccccttcacctctcggcagctaaaccctcttctcccctctttccctctgctcctccccctctcccgtcccaccccctcagctctgtactcgtccgctcaactgtatatatcttcatcaccctatgtattttgtttattttgtttaatgagatgtccatcaccctgattctatttgtttgctattgtttttatgagatgttcttcccctcgactctatttatcgccatcgttctcgtctgcccgtctcccccgattagaccgtaagcccgtcaaagggcagggactgtctctttctgttgccgatttgtccattccaagcgctcagtccagtggtctgcacatagtaagcgctcagtaaatactattgaatgaatgaatgagtgaatctccaggggaggggcctggggggtggAGCCTgcaggtgagggggcggggcctgggggtggaagatccaggggaggggcagaggggtggaacctgcagggggaggagggcagaggggcagaacctccaggggagggggcgggacccgGGGTGGGAGCTCGTACCGGGCAACGATGATGGTCCAGTTGTACATGACGGGCAGCGTGATGCAGAAGAGCCAGCGGTAGTAGGTGTTCCCGGACGGGTCGATGACCaggacctctctcttctccctggccGGAGGGCGGCCGCGGGGGAGGCCAAGGGCCGAGGGCAGCGTCACCCTCCGCCCACCTCCCCGACCATCCTCCGCCCACCCTCGGGgccgggcctcctccctcccaccgccGGCAACAGCGtggccggcccggccggccgtGAGGTCCCTTATTTCATGGACTGGAGGATCGGGGGGCTGGTgcgatcataataattatattcgttaagcgcttactacgtgtcgagcatcgttctaaacgctgggggagatacagggatcatcagattgtcccacgtggggctcaattttttaatccccatttttacagatgaggtcactgaggcccagagaagtgaagtgacctgcctaacatcacacagcagataagtggcggagccgggatcagaacccacgagcCCTGACTCTCAGGTGTGTGTGCCTGGTCCagcttctttgttttgtattcgttaagggctcactatgtgccgggcactgcaccaGGCAGACAAtcgtaataatcatgatgatggcatttgttaa
The window above is part of the Ornithorhynchus anatinus isolate Pmale09 chromosome 12, mOrnAna1.pri.v4, whole genome shotgun sequence genome. Proteins encoded here:
- the CNGA1 gene encoding cGMP-gated cation channel alpha-1, encoding MTSRPVSTQRSSACIPLLLVQDPEKEIIRMESGESRALYLPGAVALCNMNNSSNKEQEEKNKRNKGKKGKTEGKKEKNKDPDKKKNKDKKEKDKKKKKEEAEKSEVKKEAEKREVLVIDPSGNTYYRWLFCITLPVMYNWTIIVARACFEELQSDYLQSWLFFDYFSDGVYLADMFVRTRTGYLEQGLLVKEELKLREKYKATVQFKLDVLSVVPTDLLFLKLGWNYPELRLNRLLRVSRMFEFFQRTETRTSYPNVFRISNLVMYIVIIIHWNACVYYSISKAVGFGADTWVYPDVRDPEFGRLARKYVYSLYWSTLTLTTIGETPPPVRDSEYFFVVVDFLIGVLIFATIVGNIGSMISNMNAARAEFQARIDAIKQYMRFRNVSQDLEKRVIKWFDYLWSNKKAVDEREVLKYLPDKLRAEIAINVHLDTLRKVRIFADCEAGLLVELVLKLQPQVYSPGDYICKKGDIGREMYIVKEGKLAVVADDGLTQFVVLSDGSYFGEISILNIPGSRAGNRRTANIRSIGYSDLFCLSKDDLVEALTEYPDAKAMLEEKGKQILLKDGLLDLTVANAGSHPKDLGEKVSRVEAAVDVLQTRFARMLAEYESMQQKLKRRLAKVEESLKPLVPAQLLPDLDGDPPEPSRG